AAATTTTCTGAGTTGAATGTTTCAGCTTCTATTTCAGGATGTTTAATATTTTTATTCATCATAGGTATTTTGGGTTAAAATAAAGAAGGCATTGTAAATCCCTTTTCCAGATCCAGAAGAATGGATTTATTTTTTAAACCTCCTGCAAAACCTGTAAGTTTTCCGGACGCTCCAATGATCCTGTGGCAGGGAACGATAATAGATATCGGATTTTTGTTTAAAGCGCCGCCTACAGCACGAACCGCTTTCACATCACCCAGAATTTTTGCCAGCTCACCATAGGTTTTTGTATTTCCGTATGGAACTTTTAATAATGATTCCCAGACTTTTACCTGAAAATCGGTTCCTTTAAAATCCAGCGGTACGGTAAAAACGGTTCTGCTGTTTTCAAAATATTCTTTCAGCTCCTTTTCTGTTTGTACAATAATCGGATGATCATCTTTTTTTAAAGGATCAGAAAGTTTTGTTCTTATATAATCTTCTCTTTCCCAGATAAT
The nucleotide sequence above comes from Chryseobacterium sp. 7. Encoded proteins:
- a CDS encoding methylated-DNA--[protein]-cysteine S-methyltransferase; translation: MMENPIQLFYKDVNSPVGLIRVIASDKGLAAIIWEREDYIRTKLSDPLKKDDHPIIVQTEKELKEYFENSRTVFTVPLDFKGTDFQVKVWESLLKVPYGNTKTYGELAKILGDVKAVRAVGGALNKNPISIIVPCHRIIGASGKLTGFAGGLKNKSILLDLEKGFTMPSLF